The Streptomyces sp. ICC1 DNA window GGGCTGGTTCGTCGAGCGCATCAGGATCGCGAAGTCGGCGGGGGTCAGCCCTCGTACGGTGCCATCCGGTTCCTCGTAGGCGGTACCGAGCAGCTCCTTGATCCGGTCGCCGACGAAGGCCGCTTCCTCGACACGATTGGAAAATCGCAGCACGGCGACCTCCCGGGGGTCACGGTCCACTGCTGCGGTCAGCTGCTTCGGCAACCGCGTTGCACCCAGCTCCTGGGCAGCGAAACCACCAGCAGCCTCGACGATGGCCGACGTGGAGCGGAAGTTGGTCAGCAGCTTATACACCGCCGCGTTCGGATACCGCTGGTCGAACTCCAAGATGTTAGTGATGTCTGCGCCCCGCCACCCGTAGATCGCCTGGTCGTCGTCACCCACGACGAACAGAGTCTCGGAGTCCCGATGCATGAGTTCGATCAGTCGTTCTTGAACGACGTTCACGTCCTGGTACTCGTCCACCAGCACATGCCGCAGAGGCCCGAGTGCCTGGCCCACTCCAGGGTCATCGCCTTCGAGCGCCTCAACCACAAGCCGCTGCATGAGCGAGAAGTCGATGAAGTTGTCATGCTCCATCTGACCTCGCAGCCGGTCCAGGGTCTCACCCAAGGCACCGTCCTCAGCTGCGATCTGCGCCGGATCGAGCAGCTCGTCGTTCATCATCTGCCAGGCGCGGCTGACCTGCATGAGCGTCTCGAAGTATCCGCGCCGGTTGCCTGCGTTGGTGAGGCGCTGGTCTCGCAGGGGATTGATGTTGAGCTTCGGGTAGCGAGAGATCAGATAGACCTGGAACTGCATCGCGTCCAGCACGTCGAACTGTCGGTACTTCGCATCCATGTCACCGAGTACACGACGACACCAGGCATGGATCGTTCCGATGTACATCCCACCCACGAGGAGCGGGTCCATGCCGCACACCTTGAGCGCGGTTGCCACGCGATTCTTGATCGTCTCCGCTGCCTTGTCCGAGAAGGTGAAGGCCACCACCGACTCCGGAGCGGCGCCAGAGGCCACCAGGAACGCCACTCGAGCAGCAAGCGTCCGCGACTTACCCGACCCAGCGCCGGCGAGCGCGAGAATCTCGGCGTCCGCAGCGATCGCAGCCGGGAGCTGATCGGGGGTGAGCCACTCACCGAGCGCCTGCTTCACATCCATCTGCGCACTCCACTTCCTGACGGACAACCAGTCACACGTCACATTGCCAGGTGGGTCTGACAATCGCCCTCGAAGTGAGAATCCACTGGACAGAAGCGAGCGGGCTGCCGGCGCCGTCCGCAGATTCCGACCACGACTCCATCCCCTCCCGCCCCAGGAGCCACCTCGACGCCAAGGCCTTGAACAGCACCAGGTTCGGCGAGCTGCGCGGACAGCGGAGGACTTTGCAGGAGAGCGACGGGCTGCCCGGCGGCGCGCTGCTGGTAGGTGCGGAAGGGGCTGCCGCGCGCGTCGTCCAGCCCGTCATCGACTCATCCGCGCGGTCTGGCCCATGCCGGATACTGGCCACATCAGCCAAGGAAGCGGTCTCTCCTAGGTGTTGTCCCCCGTCATGGCACGCAGGGACTCCTCTACGAGAGCACTGAGTTCCCCGTCCAGCACCTCCTCGGGCAGCGAGTCGAAGGACATGAAGGCGTTGAGCCTGCGCACCCGCTTAAGGAAGTCGCGAAGCAGGTCGCGTTCCCCGACGCCACCGTGAGCGATGTCCACTACCTCCCACGTCCTGACGATCGCCCTGACCAGGTGTGGGCTTCCGCCGATCGACGTGCGTCGGGCGTAGATCTGGTCGAAGGCGGCCTCGCCGAGGACGGACAACGCGGCGTAGAGGTCCTCTCGGTCCGCGCCCTCGTCGTGGAGGAGGTGCGCCCGCCACCACAGGCGTCCGAACACGTGCCGGGTGACGTCGGTTCCAAGGACCCGGTCGCGGTGAAGGTCAGGGAAGCGCCACGCTGCCACATCGGGCATGACGACCAACGACAGGAATGCCCACATGTCGCCCGCAACGGCCTCGGCGGGGATGATCCCCGACTCGCGATGGAGTATCTCCGCACTAGCGATGTCAAAGGCCGCAGCCTGGCGTCTCGCCGGGGGCGCCGGATAGCCTCGGTCGATGGCGCACCCGACCACGGACTGTCGAAGCGCCCTCAACCTCTGTTGTGGGAGTCTCATGCCTCCCGTAGCGGCGTAGAACACGGCGGGATGGGAGACGTCTGCCCGTCCGCGCAATTCCTCCACGGTCCTTTCGAGACACTCCTCCCGTAGCGATACTGCAGCCTTCGGGAGTAGGCGCGGGTACAGGTACGCCACTAGGACTCCTTCTTGAAGAGGCCGACGGCGTGCTGGACCCGAGCGGACAGGAGCGCCGGGTCGCTGCGGCGCATCGTGCGCAGCGAGGCCAAGGTCGTGCCCGGCAGATAGGTGCGGATTAGGCCGAGGAGCATGTGCCCAAGAGTGTCGGGTTCGAACACCGAGTCGTCCGTCAGCTCATCGTCCGAGAGGGCGTGCTCGACCATCAGGCGCACAACATCCTGTCGCAGGGCCGACTGAATGAGGCGCTCCGCGTACGACGCTTTGTCTGCTCTACGCAGCGCGTTCAACGCCGTGGGAGCGTTGCTGTTCACAAGCAGGACGACGGCGCCCATCGTCGCTGCCTCCAGGTTGGGGCTGATGTCCAGGTACCAAGGGGCGTCTTCCGGATAGCCCGCCTCCTTGAAGTCGACTACCGCCATCGGGAACTGCGAGGCGTCCCCTTGCAGCCGTACCCGAACTTCGTGGCGCCACAGAATGGAGCCCGCGCGTCGGGGGCCGGTCGGATCGGGGTTCTCTATGCCTTTCGCCAGTACGAGTTGAGTCTCGACGGTGAGCACCCCGCCGCTATTGCGCCCGGCCACCAGGAAGGCCAGCTGAACGGACCTGTTGCCAGTGCCATGCACCGGAACCTGGTCGGCAAGCCTTCGGATACCGCTTCCGGAAGCGCTCCATACGACGGTGAGAGCGAGTTCGGACTCCGAGGGGAGGGCAGCCGACATCCGGACCTCGTCCAAGTCGACACCGAGGACGGTCTCGAGGGCGAGGTCTCTCTGGAAATCCCAGTCCGGGATGGAGGACGGCAGTGGCACCGCTCCGCCGTCCTCGGACTTGAGCGACCAGCCGCTCATCGACACGCTCTCCGGGGCGGCCATGCGATAGGGGTAGGCGCGGCGGCTCATATACTCACCTGTCCCTGATCGGCCACGACTACGAGCTCGGTGACCGTATCGGGCGCCGGTCTGACGACGAGCGACCAGACAGCCCCGTCACCACCCTCCGTGGAGAGAGTGCGGCCTTCGGTGATCACTCCCGACTGAGAACGCCATCCCAACACCGTGGGAGTCGAAGCACCCAATGGAGGCTCTGCCTCACTTCCCTGTCCTTCACCGAGGGCGACGGCCGGCCTCCCGTGGACGACATGCGCACCGAGGTCCGGCAGGGTGAACCGCTGGACGATCACGGCCTGTCCGTCGAGCACGTCGTGTACCGGGTCTCCCAGGTAGACGACTCGCTGCCTGCCACGGGGGCGTCCAGGCTGCCCAGCCGTGGCAGCGCCGGACCCGCCTGCGCCACCGGCACGACCCCCACCACCGGAGGCCCCTCCGGTGGTGGGGAAGATCGCCGCCGCACCCTCCCCTGCGGTGCCGACCATGAGACCGGCGAGCAACTGACTCATCCCCGCCAGGGAGACACCCTCGCCAGCCTCGTTGACGACCGAAGCGGGGCCGGACGCTTCCTTCATCGCGTCCGAGATCTTCCGCAGAGCGTGTTTGGCAAGTCGGTGCTCTTCAACGTCCTGGAGTTTGTCCACCAGCCAGTCGTCGTGGGTGGCCGGCTCCGTAGCCGCGAACACGCGGTCCATCTCCGGATCCGCGCGGAACACCGCCGCGTACCCTCCGTGTTCCTCGTAGAAGGGCGGACCCTCGAGGTACTTCACTACGAGGTCCACTGGACGCATCAGGCATGTGTGGTGCAAGCGGTCACCCAGGCCGACCTCTCGCGCGGCAGCGGAGATCGGGCCGACGGGGGCTAGGAATTTCCGCATTCCGAGCCGCCCGAGGTTACGTCGCATCGACTTGTGTTCCACGACATGACTCATATCGTCGAACGCCCAGACGAATGGGCGTAGGTGGGGGGTCTCCGAGGGCCGGGGCACCGGAACGGTGCGGCCTTCGTGGAGGACACTGAAGCGCATCGGCGCGTCCCCACCCTCCGGCAGCATCTTGGGCCAGAGGTTCCAGAGCATCGCCTCGGAGATCCAGCGCATCGCCTCATCGTCCCCGCGCTCGACGAACACGGGGTCGACCACGGCAACCGTGGTGCCCGTACCGCCCTCAGGGAAGGGTCGCAGACCCAACCGGCGGGCAACCTCGTCGGCCTCGTCGCCCACGAGGGGCTCTACATATCCGCCAGTGGGCTTCCCCCAGTAATGGCGACCCGTGTAGGAATTGGCCGCGCCGGACACGTCGGTGGTGTAGCTCTCGTGCACCGCCCATCCGATGAGGCGGGTCTCCAGCCTGTCGCCGACCCGGCAGCGGGTGTGGACGAGGACGGTGTGGGCGGCGGAGATGAGATGGAAGACGGCCTTGCCGAACCCGTAGGTACCACCCCTGCCGTTCATGTCTCTCGAACTGCCGATCTTGCGGACGAACGACACGAAGTCGGACTCTCCGGGTTTCGCAACATCGGCCCGGGTCGGTCCTCCCAGCCCCCGGGTTCCCGTGTCCGTCACCGTGAGGATGCGCAGAACCGAACGTGCCAAAGAGGAACGGAGCCTCAGATGATCGGCCCGCGGTACGCCCTCGGACAGCAGGTCCCGCCACACCGGAGCCTCACTCGGCCCGAGCGTTCGGAGCTCGACTCGATAGTCGACGGGCCCGGCGCCAGTACGTGCGTCCCAACTGTTCTGGACCGACTCCCGAACGAGCAGCGTCAAAGGATCGAGTTCCGTGGCGTCGAGGTTCCTGAGCGCTCCTTCGGCCGCTCCTCCACCGCCCGGCCCGTAGGGTTCGGAGAGCCAGCGGGCGCCGTACGCGCTCACGAGTAGCCCCCCATCTCGGAGATGAGGGTGTCGACGGCCTCTTCGTCCAGCGGGGCGGATCGGACGCCGGCCAGGTCCACTGTGTAGCGCACGTCGTAAACACCGTCCGGGATTGCGCCGTCGAGGGTTACCCCGGTCAGGCGGGGGAAGTCTTCGTCGACCACGTACCAGCGTGACTCGACAGGGGCCAGCCGGGATTCGGTGCTCTGATCGGTCTGTGACAACGAGTATCCGAGTCGGGAGAGTCGGTCCACGAGTTCTGACTCATCGTCACAAAGCTGCCCGGCCTCGGCAACTAGTTCCCGCACAGTTCGCCCGTCGGGTCGCCGTTCGAAACGTTGCCACGCCAGGAACAGTCGACCGTCCTGCGGGGGTTCGAGCTGGTCGAGTCCGTGGGCCTCGAAGGTACGCCGTCCAGACACGGCAAGAGTGCTCTTCACCTCGACGGCGCGGATTCCATCGGTGAAGTCGTGGCGCGCCCCTTCGGGGCCGACCCAGTGGCGTATGGCGGCGGAATCGTCTCGGAGTAGGCGCAGCAGCACGAGTAGTTCGCCGGCCAGGCCCACTTCCTCCGCGACAGTCAGTCCTCGGAGGCCCCCGCTGAAAAGTTGTCGCCACCGGTTCACCACGGCAAGGGTGGTGCGGTAGGGGCGCTGACCGTCCGCCTCGAGGGCCACAAGTACGTCGCCGCAGAGGCCGGTGAAGACATCGTCGAGGTCGCGTCTGGTGCAAACGACGTCAGCGAATCGCCCGTAGGCACTGTCGTCCTGGAGCGCCCGTTCGGAAACCCGCAGAGCTCCGCCGATGCGGCCCGTGGGGATGTTCTGGCGCCCTCGGAGGGGGATCAGTAGATGTCGCAGCCCGTCGACGTCCATGGCTGCGGAGATCGCCCCGTAGTCGGTGACTACCGGTAGCTCCGAGACCCTGAGCGCGACCTCGGCACGTACTGGGGCTGAAGCAAGTTCGGCCCAGTGGTGGTCCAGGACGACCCGCAGGTCCGTGCCGCTCACCGGTCGTCCTCGTCGAAGAGAAGACTGAAGTCCTCCTCTTCATCGTCCTCCACGGAGGACAGGTCCGCGCTGTACCACTCGACCTTGCTGTCCTCGCCGCGCGGCATGGGGAACACCAATCCGACGCCGATGACGTGATCGACGGCATCGAGCGGGGAGCGGAGGGCTCGGTTGGCGGGCGATGGCGACAGGGCGTCGATCGGGTAGAGGGTGAGCAGGGCCGTATCCGGGGACTGGGTACGACGGGCAACCTTGAGCGCGGCCTCCGTAACTTCGGAGAGGCCAGTGAGGTCAAGGTCCACACCGGCGTCGCGACGGCTCATGAGGGTCTTGATGTCCGCGGCGTCATGTCCGCTCGTCTGCAGCTTGGCACGCACGACACGGTCTACGGCGATACCGGGAGCGAACTCGTAGCGGCGGTCTGTGTCGCCGCTCAGCGGATTTCCGATGACGGCCACGTTCCACCGCTTCAGTGCACCGCCGCCGGCCGCCCGCACCCGACGTTCGATGTAGGTCCGCAAGAGCTTCGCATCGCACTCCATCGACTTGTCGTGGAAGCGGTATCGCTCCAGGAAATCCAGGACCAGGTCATAGGGGACGTTCCGCAGCACGTGCCGACCCTCTGAGCCCCGTTCCTCGTGCCTGGCTCCCGCAATGCGCAAGGAGTTGTCTACGAGTGCGTGGGCTGCCTCACGGTTACCCAGGAGCCACGCTGCATCGTGGGAGCGGAAGTAGCGGGTCTGGACCCGCTGCCCGCCGTAGGACGCGCCGACCTTCACCGCGTCTCGCATCTTTGCGGGGGCGGTGATGCGGAGCGCCGGGTGGTTGCGCAGGCGGACTGCGAACGAGGTGGGCGTTTTATCCTCGACCATGTACAAGTCGATGTCCCGGCGCATCTCGGACTCGACGGTGGCGATGTGGCGGAACCAGTCCCGCAGCTCGTCAGTCATCCAGATGCGCGGTAGGTCGGCATATCCTTCGCGGAAACCGAACCAACGACCCATTTGAAGCAGGCTGTCGTACGTCGAGGCCCCTCGTACGAAGTAACTGACCGCCAGACCCTCCAGGGTGAGTCCGCGGGAGAGGGTGTTACCGCCCACCGCGATAGCGACGACCGGCCCGGTCTCGTAGTCGAGCCGCTCCACGCTCTTTGAGTTGTCCATGATGATGCGGCAGTCGTCCACAACGCCGCCCAGCTTCGGGAGGAGTGCGTCGAAGGGCACCGGATCCTCTCCCAGGTCCGGCTCGGTGCCCGGGACTCGAGCCGTCTCCGCATCCCAGAGATCCCTGAGTTCGGCGAAGAGTGCAGCGTCGGCATCCACGATCTTCCCCGCAATCCGGGAGCGGAACGCCTCCAGCGGGGCCTTGAAGCTCTCATGGACCAGGGTGCTCACACTGGTGTGGACGAGCATCGTCGAGTGGGGGGTGCCGTGACGTCGCACCCGTCGGGCGGCCGTCACAAGCCAGAAGTAGAGCACCGCGGTGCGAAGGGCGCCGTCGACCTCGGGGACGAAACCCTCGATCTCGCCACGCCCAGGCCGGACGAGGGACACCTCGTCGTCGGGAACGCTGCGAATCATGTCGTACCCGTCCGGCACGTCCTCGGGATCCTCACCATCCAGAGCTTCTCGTCCGAACAGCACCTCCGTGCCGAAGTGGCCTCGGGGCTTCGGCAGGTTCACGACGAAGTCCTCGGGGTACAGGTCCTTAGCCGCGGGGTCGATGAGGAGGTTGGCGAACGGCGTCGCGGTGTAGCCGACGTATCCCCCACGGGGAAAGAGGTCGATGATCTCCCTGATCAGGGGATTGGTGCTCTTAGAGGCGACACTGGCCTGATCGGCCTCGTCGTCGATGATCAAAGTCGGGCAGTTGCGTAGGTAGTCGGGGGCCTTCTCGAGCCAGGCCTTCAGCTTCTTGAGGCGAGGCACGTTCTTCTTGATCACGCACAGGACGTGCTGCTGGCTCTTGTCACCGAAGAACGCGGCCGGGTTGCCGGCTGGCGGCTCGAAGTCCCCCTCCCGTGCCGTCAGGGGGTGCCACTGGTCAATGACGGGTTCCACGAGCTGCCGCTCCAGGCGGAGTTGGGTCTGACGCCTCAGACCGTTGTGAACCCCCGCAAGGACGATGAAGAACTTGTATCCCGAGTCTGCGGCCTTGGCAATCAGCGCGGTGAAGTTCGTCGTCTTGCCCGACTGCACGTACCCGACGACGAGGCCCCTGGTAGAGAACTCCCCCGCCATAGGGTGGTCGAGCATGGAGACGACCTTGGTGGACGCCGCGTCCAGGTCACGGACGCTCTCGTCGCTCCACGACTGCTTACCCAGCAGGTCACGCAGGGCAGGCCAACACCGGTCATCGTCCTGCGGCCCCACATACCAGGTCTCGCGGTTGTTCCGGACGACGGATCCGGGCTCCCGCTTGTCGCGGACCTCTATGGTCTCCCGCTGATGGCGTTCGGCGATCCGCCTGGCCAACTCCTCTTCCATGCCGAAGAGCTTGATCGTCGCCAATGCCTGCTCGGGCGTGTGCGTCTTGATGAGACGGCGGAACGCCTCATATTGGTCGTCGAACTCGTTCAAGGTCCCCACCCTTTCCCCGGCGCCGGACGCCGCTTGCGTCCGGGCGTCGACGATCCATCCGTAACTGAGCCTCCATGGGTACGCACGGGGCCACGGGCGGAGGCCAGGACGGGGATTGGGTAGGGGCGACGGACCCAGGGACCGTCGGAGACCCACACCTCACCTACGGGCACTCCATGCGGTCACGCATGGTACGTGGTGGTTCACATGGCACTTTATCCCGCCGATGCTCGTCCTCGCGGGGCGTGACCGAACTGTGGGATCTGGGGCGCTTGTCTGTTCATGGCCGGAAATGAGGGCGACGCCTGGCCGGTCGAGCAAGGCGGCGGGCCCGCCATAGCCGCCTACACGGCAGCGAGGTTTCGCTTTCCCCCGCGGGAACGAGGTGCGCGAATCGGCTGGCTGGCGGGCCCACTTCGCTGGGCCAGCAACAGTGGTGCCAGGTGCTCGGCGATCGCGCGCCCGAGGCCGACGGGGACGGCGTTACCGATCTGCCGTGCGATCTGGTTGCGGCTTCCACACCATTCAAAGTCCATCGGGAAACCCTGCAACAGGGCCGCCTCGAGGTGCGTGATGGGACGGTGGAGCCAGGGGTGCAGGTACCTCCCCTTTTCGGGCTTGAAGAACTCCGTGCGGATGGTGACGGAGGGCTTGTCCCGGAAGAGTCTCCCCATAACGTCCGCGGATCCGGTCTTGTGCTTCCTCCAGCACGGTGAGAGAAGCTCGTCGGGGAGGTTGAAGCGGTTCCCCTCTTCGGGGATCGCCCTGTATCGCTCCATGGACCGGTCGGTGATCCCGTTGCGGCGGAGGTGGAGCTCGGCCATCGTGAAGCGTCCGGCGATGCGCTTGCCGTTGACCTCCTCCCAACGTCCAGGCAGCTCCCGGAGTGTCTTCTGGAGCACCAGGCCCGAGATCGTCTCCCACACCGTCTTCTGCTGAGCCGGGGAGGGCTGGGGGATCAAAAGAGACTGCAGTTCCAGCTCAGAGACGTCCCCGACGCGTTCAGTTGCCCCCTGCCCCACCCGAAGATCCTTACGGACACCGACGAGGATCGTGCGCAACCGTCGCTGCGGTACACCATGGTCCGCCGCGTTGATGACCTCGTGATGAAGGACATACTCGGACAGCTTCCCGCCCGGACGCGTCTCGTCGACGAGGAACTGGAACTCTGGGGAACGCCTGAACGGCTCGACGTTCTCCATGATGAAGGCCTTGGGGTTGGCCCGGGACACGACGGTCAGGTAGTGCCGCCACAACTGGTTGCGCTCGTCGGTCGGGTCCTGGTTTCCGAGCTGAGAAAACCCCTGACACGGCGGCCCACCCAAAACGACGTCCGCCTCGGGGATGCCCTCCGCCCTCATGACCCAGTCGGCGATGTCCCCCTGGTGGACGTCCGCACCGAAGTTCACCGCATACGTCGCCGCGGCGGCTTGGTCGAGCTCGACTGCGGCGACGTGCTCGTAGACCGCCTGTCCCCCGCGCCGGACGTCCGCGAATCCCTGGGTGAGTCCCCCACACCCCGCGAACAGGTCGATGGTCCGGAGAGGAAGCCCTGGGGCGCTCAGGCCGCTGAGGAGCTTGTCCGGATAGTCACTGTCGGGTAGTGCGAGGGTCATAGGCGAACTCTAGCCGGCCCGGTCGCGCCTGACAACGGACAGAGGACAGGAGCAGGATACTACTCATGTCCTCTTTGCGCCGGCCCCCTCTAAGTCGCAATTCACGGAGGCATGACCTGGTGATTTCCACGTCGTACCGTCCGTGTGTGACGAATGTCGAGCACGATGCAGCGACGGGAACGCCCAAGGGGGGAACTCCTACCCGCAGTAGTGAGGCACCTCCTCGCTCGTGGCGTCCGCGACCGGGGCTGACCAGGACACAGCGCTCGCGGGAACAGGACCGGGCGGCCGGCGGGGCGTCCAACCGCCTCGTGGATGTGGGTGAGGGGCGAAGGGGAGCGGCGCATGTGACTCTGACGCCGTCCCGCAGGACGGGACGGGTGTCGGCAAGCCTGCAGTGGACGTCGGAAGGGCGGCGAAAGCGACTGCACCTAGGGGAGGTCGACCTCCCGACCCGATCGGCCAACCTACGGGAGGCGTGGAGGCTTGCGGGGGAGACAGGGCTCCTTGTCGGGGAAGACACAGCAGGATCATGGGCGTCCTCGCCAGCGACTCGCGCCTCGATGCGGTCCAACAGGAGCCGGGACACCAAGCCGGAGCTGCGACTACGGTCACTGCTGCACAGGGCCGGACTCCGCTACCTCGTGGCCGCCAAACCCCTCCCGCATCTGCGTCGAACGGCGGACGTCGTGTTCACCAAGGCCAGGGTCGCGGTGTTCGTGGATGGGTGTTACTGGCACGGCTGCCCTGAACATGGGTCGATCCCAGCGACGAACCGCGACTTCTGGAGTAAGAAGATCGAGGGCAACGCCAGGAGGGACAAAGAGACGGACCGGCTCCTGACCGAGGCGGGCTGGAAGGTAGTCCGTGTGTGGGAACACACACCTCCGGCCGACGCTGCTGAGCTCGTCCAGCAAGCACTCGTCAAAGCAGACGGCCGGGGAGCGCGCGCAGCCCCTTCAGAGCGGACGGCCGTTCAGTAGGTCCTCGATTGCGTCGGCCTCCCTGCGGAGCACGATCCTGCCGTCACCGTCGCTGTAGACAAGGACCCTGACCCCCGTGGTGAGGCCAGCCTCGGCGAGGATGCCCATGGGTAGTTCGACGGTGCCGTCTTCTCGGATTTGCGCCTCTGCGGGTTCCCTGATCACCGGACCAGGATGCCATGCCCCGCGACGGTACGCCCCGGCCTTCCACGCCGTGCGCCAGGTATCGAACGTTGACGCAGCGCACGGAGCCGGGGAAGTCAGGGACCGGGCGAAGCCTCAGTGCTGCAGCAATGGGAGGCCACACCAAGGCACGTTCCACTCAGACGCCCACGGAAGGCTTGATCCATGGCACGTGCGCTGGAGCGTACCGCGTCAGGGCGCGGTCGGCGGGAGCCATCTCGTGCACAAGAGACCGAGGAGCTGCGCTCTCAAGGCGTTGGCACTCGCCGGCGAGAACCCTGGCGAAAGTGATCAGCTTGCGCCCCGCTGGATCACCGAGAAGGCGCGACGCTTCCTCGGTGCCATGACAGATG harbors:
- a CDS encoding PD-(D/E)XK motif protein, yielding MSGTDLRVVLDHHWAELASAPVRAEVALRVSELPVVTDYGAISAAMDVDGLRHLLIPLRGRQNIPTGRIGGALRVSERALQDDSAYGRFADVVCTRRDLDDVFTGLCGDVLVALEADGQRPYRTTLAVVNRWRQLFSGGLRGLTVAEEVGLAGELLVLLRLLRDDSAAIRHWVGPEGARHDFTDGIRAVEVKSTLAVSGRRTFEAHGLDQLEPPQDGRLFLAWQRFERRPDGRTVRELVAEAGQLCDDESELVDRLSRLGYSLSQTDQSTESRLAPVESRWYVVDEDFPRLTGVTLDGAIPDGVYDVRYTVDLAGVRSAPLDEEAVDTLISEMGGYS
- a CDS encoding DNA cytosine methyltransferase, which produces MTLALPDSDYPDKLLSGLSAPGLPLRTIDLFAGCGGLTQGFADVRRGGQAVYEHVAAVELDQAAAATYAVNFGADVHQGDIADWVMRAEGIPEADVVLGGPPCQGFSQLGNQDPTDERNQLWRHYLTVVSRANPKAFIMENVEPFRRSPEFQFLVDETRPGGKLSEYVLHHEVINAADHGVPQRRLRTILVGVRKDLRVGQGATERVGDVSELELQSLLIPQPSPAQQKTVWETISGLVLQKTLRELPGRWEEVNGKRIAGRFTMAELHLRRNGITDRSMERYRAIPEEGNRFNLPDELLSPCWRKHKTGSADVMGRLFRDKPSVTIRTEFFKPEKGRYLHPWLHRPITHLEAALLQGFPMDFEWCGSRNQIARQIGNAVPVGLGRAIAEHLAPLLLAQRSGPASQPIRAPRSRGGKRNLAAV
- a CDS encoding Z1 domain-containing protein translates to MNEFDDQYEAFRRLIKTHTPEQALATIKLFGMEEELARRIAERHQRETIEVRDKREPGSVVRNNRETWYVGPQDDDRCWPALRDLLGKQSWSDESVRDLDAASTKVVSMLDHPMAGEFSTRGLVVGYVQSGKTTNFTALIAKAADSGYKFFIVLAGVHNGLRRQTQLRLERQLVEPVIDQWHPLTAREGDFEPPAGNPAAFFGDKSQQHVLCVIKKNVPRLKKLKAWLEKAPDYLRNCPTLIIDDEADQASVASKSTNPLIREIIDLFPRGGYVGYTATPFANLLIDPAAKDLYPEDFVVNLPKPRGHFGTEVLFGREALDGEDPEDVPDGYDMIRSVPDDEVSLVRPGRGEIEGFVPEVDGALRTAVLYFWLVTAARRVRRHGTPHSTMLVHTSVSTLVHESFKAPLEAFRSRIAGKIVDADAALFAELRDLWDAETARVPGTEPDLGEDPVPFDALLPKLGGVVDDCRIIMDNSKSVERLDYETGPVVAIAVGGNTLSRGLTLEGLAVSYFVRGASTYDSLLQMGRWFGFREGYADLPRIWMTDELRDWFRHIATVESEMRRDIDLYMVEDKTPTSFAVRLRNHPALRITAPAKMRDAVKVGASYGGQRVQTRYFRSHDAAWLLGNREAAHALVDNSLRIAGARHEERGSEGRHVLRNVPYDLVLDFLERYRFHDKSMECDAKLLRTYIERRVRAAGGGALKRWNVAVIGNPLSGDTDRRYEFAPGIAVDRVVRAKLQTSGHDAADIKTLMSRRDAGVDLDLTGLSEVTEAALKVARRTQSPDTALLTLYPIDALSPSPANRALRSPLDAVDHVIGVGLVFPMPRGEDSKVEWYSADLSSVEDDEEEDFSLLFDEDDR
- a CDS encoding DUF6339 family protein, encoding MAYLYPRLLPKAAVSLREECLERTVEELRGRADVSHPAVFYAATGGMRLPQQRLRALRQSVVGCAIDRGYPAPPARRQAAAFDIASAEILHRESGIIPAEAVAGDMWAFLSLVVMPDVAAWRFPDLHRDRVLGTDVTRHVFGRLWWRAHLLHDEGADREDLYAALSVLGEAAFDQIYARRTSIGGSPHLVRAIVRTWEVVDIAHGGVGERDLLRDFLKRVRRLNAFMSFDSLPEEVLDGELSALVEESLRAMTGDNT
- a CDS encoding very short patch repair endonuclease; translated protein: MSSLRRPPLSRNSRRHDLVISTSYRPCVTNVEHDAATGTPKGGTPTRSSEAPPRSWRPRPGLTRTQRSREQDRAAGGASNRLVDVGEGRRGAAHVTLTPSRRTGRVSASLQWTSEGRRKRLHLGEVDLPTRSANLREAWRLAGETGLLVGEDTAGSWASSPATRASMRSNRSRDTKPELRLRSLLHRAGLRYLVAAKPLPHLRRTADVVFTKARVAVFVDGCYWHGCPEHGSIPATNRDFWSKKIEGNARRDKETDRLLTEAGWKVVRVWEHTPPADAAELVQQALVKADGRGARAAPSERTAVQ